Sequence from the Ereboglobus luteus genome:
GGGGTGATAGGTTACACTTTTGGGCATTATTATGCCTTGGAAAACTATCACCCACATGGACGAGATTATACGCTTTGTAACACTCGCGCAGACGGATCGTTTTACGATCACCGAGCTGTGCGAGTAATTTGGCATCAGTCGCAAGACCGCTTACACGCACCTTGATCGTTATGCAAATTTCTGAAGGAAATTTTCAAAGGGCTCGGAACGTTGTTTTTTGATTGAATCGTGTCGGGCCGGATGCGTTCTGCTGTTCAGAACCGGGTTGGTGCGGCATTTGGGATTGCGCTGAGGGGCGGCCAGCTTCGTGGTGGTTTTATCCCACCACCGACTCGCGACGCATCAAAATGTGAACAGGGCATGCGCGAGGCGCATCAGGCCGAAACCGACGAGGCAGGTGATCGGCAGTGTGAGCACCCAGGCCCAGACGATGCGTCCGACGATGCCCCACTTGACCGCGCTGAAACGCTTCACCGCGCCCACGCCCATGATCGAGGTCGAGATGACGTGCGTGGTCGAGAGCGGCACGCCGAAATGCGTGGCGGCCACGATCACGCACGCTGCGGAGGTTTCGGCGGCGAAGCCGTTTATGGGCTGAAGTTTTACCATCTTGTGCCCCATGGTCTTGATGATGCGCCAGCCGCCCATCGCGGTGCCGGCGGCCATCGTGATGCCGCAAAGAAGAATGACCCAGGTGTGCACCTTCATCTCGGGCGTGCGCAGAAACGATAGCCATGAGGGCAGGTCGTCGAACAGGCCGCTGGTGGTGGCGGTGCAAAGCGCGAGCGTGACGATGCCCATGCCTTTTTGCGCGTCGTTGGAGCCGTGGCTGAAACCCATCCACGCGGCGCTGACGATTTGCAGCTTGCCGAAAATCATGTTGATGAAGCGGGGGCGCACGCGCTTCAGCACAATGTAGAGAATGCTCATCACAATCACCGCCACGCCGAAGCCGATGCACGGGGCGATGAGCATGGGCATGATGACCTTGGGCCAGATGCCGATGATGTTGCCCGCCGCGTCAACATCCGACCAGTGCAGCACGCTCCAGTCGCAGTGCGCCGAGGCGACCGCCGCGCCGCAGAGCCCGCCGATGAGCGCGTGGCTGGAGCTCGACGGAAGGCCGAGCCACCAAGTGAAAAGATTCCAAAAAATCGCGCCGAGCAGCGCGCAAAGCACCGCGGGCATCGTGATCACGCTCACATCGACAAGTCCCGCGCCGATTGTCATGGCCACGCTGGTGCCCATGATGAGCGCGCCGGCGAGATCGACGGTGGCCGCCATCATGACGGCCTGGCGGGGCGTGAGCACCTTGGTCGAGACGACTGTGGCGATGGAATTGGCGGTGTCGTGAAAGCCGTTGATGAACTCGAACGCGAGGACGGCGATGATGACGATTAGGAAAAGGGTCATGGCGTGGCGCGGCGACTGCTGGGCGGCGTGCTGAGGTTATCGGTGGGAGATTGCCGACGGGCCGCTCAGGAGTATTTCAGCACGATTTGGAAAATCACGTTTCCAGCGTCACGGCAGCGGTCGATTGCCTTTTCAAGCATTTCGAAAAATTCACCGAGAATGACGGTTTCCTTCGCATCGTAGGGGCCCTGGTAAAGTTCCTTTATCAATTCGAGCAGGTGCCGGTCGCCCTCGCCCTCGATGAATTGCAGGCGCGTGTTGTCCTCGCCGATGCGCTCCATGTTGGCGCCGCCGCGCAGCTGCTTGACCATGCCTACGACGCACTCGGCGGCCTTGCTCAAGTAGGCGGCTTGCTGGATCAGGCTTTCGCGGGGGAGCTTGCCGGGATAAACCGAGATGCGCGAAACGAGCTTCTCGACCGTCTTGGGGATTTTGTAGAGCGCGGTCGAAAGCGCCTCAATATCCTCGCGCTCAATGGGGGTCACGAAGGTGCGGCAGAGTTCCTCGGTGATGCGGTTGTTGATTTTTTTGTCCTTGCGACGGTTGTGAATGAACTCGTCGAGATCGGTGGAGGAATTGCGAAACGCGTCCAACCGTTGGAGAAAGTTTGAAAGGAGCTTGGTGCTCGTGAGCGACTCTTCCGCGCTGGCTTCGAGAAGATCGTAGAATTTCTGGTCTTTGCCGAAAAGCTTTTTGAGAGAGATCATGAGGGAAGCTCAGAGGTTGGGAGATTCGATGCGACTTGGGAAATGAAAATTTTGAGAAAATCAAAGTTCATCGTAATGTGGCAGTGGACAATTGATTGCACTTCCTCCGGCGATTACGCGAAAAAACGGAAAGACGGCCATGATGGAGGCGGGCGCGGAGTTTTTTGGGCGGACGGGTGTAATTGTGATTGGTGGCAAAACTTTTTGCCAATGGGTTTTGCGCTCTCCATCAAACCGCCGCCATTTGCCGGTCACCGTTGCGGGCGAATGCGGGTAAACTCACACCGTTTTTACCGCGGGGGAGTTGGACGCTTGGCACGGGACATGCTCATTACATGCATGGTCAGTTCTGATCATGTGGTCGGCGGGAGGTCGCCGGGAGTTCTTTGAAATTGCGCGCAACAAGGGCAGGGTGGGGTGCGGCGTTTCCAGGGTATCCCAAAACTGAAGGATTTGGGGCGTGTCGCGATTGCGCGGCGCGGCTCCGAACAACGCGATGTCTGCGGCCTTTGCGGCCGGTGGTGTCGCGGTGTCTGAAACCAAAAACACAAAACAAAAAGAAACCAAACTCTCCGCCTTTGCGCGGAGTTTATGAAAAATGAAAACTGTCAATAAACTCGCGGCTGTGCTCAGCCTCGCACTCGTTGGAGCCGTCTCCTCATCCTCCGTCCTCAGGGCGGAGGCAACTGATCCGGGGGCTTACATCGCATCGTATCGTTCGCACAAACCTGAATTCCCCGCGCCCGTCAGGGTCGTGGCGCCGTCATCCGCGCTTCTGGCCGGGGATGAAAACGATGGCAGTGTCGATGTGACATTTGTCGTCAATGCCAAGGGCAGGCCGACGGCCATCACCGTGGCCTACGCTTCGGACGAGGCGCTGGTCGGTCCGGTGGTTGAGGCCGTGGAGCGCTGGAAGTTCACGCCGGCGATTCGTGAAGGCGTGCCCGTGGCAACAAAGGTGATGCTGCCGGTGCGCTTCACGATCGCGGCGGACAACTGAGCGCGCCGTTTGATGTGTCATTAAACAGGGCCGCCGCCCGCAATTACGCGGGCGGCGGCTTTGTTGTTTTTAGAGTTGTTTGAAGCGCGCGGCATTTACTTTTTCTGCGGCGGCTCGGAGGCGAGCGCCGCCAGGACCTCGCGCAGGCGCGCGGCTTGCACGGCGTCTACGATGAGGTAGTAGTTGTTGCCGTTTTTGTCGGCGACGAACTTTGTGTGGCCGTCGGGGCCGAATTCGACGTTGCCTGCGGGCGAGAGCGAAAAATAACCGCGGTCCTTGCCGGGCCACACGGCGTAGGCCACCGAGGTGAGATCCCAGCAGGGGCGTTCGTGCGGCGTGGGGTTGTAGGCTTGGTAGGCTTGCTGGACGGGGTGGTTTTTCACGTAGCGGTAATCGTTGTCGATGCTCCATGCGGGATAGAGCACGGCCTTGCCGATTTCAAAGCCGCTCCACACGATGGGGGTCGGCCAGCCCGCGACGAGTTTGCGCGCGGCGGGCACATCCCAGCGCACGTTGAACTCGGGCTTTTTCTTGTTGCGGGTGTCCTGTGGAAATTGCCCCGCCATGATCGAGAGAATCTTCACTTTTTTGCGGACAAGTTCCTTGCCCGAAAGGGGCGAGATGGCGTCCGGGCCGGATTCGAGCAGACGGGCGAGATTTGTGGAAAAACCAACTTGCACCATGACGATTTCGCGATCGCCGGCGGAGGCCAGCACGCGGCGTATCAAGTCAACCGATTTCGGCGCCTTGGCGGCGTTGAACTTGGCCGGATAAAGCAGCTTGCCCTTGCTGTCCTTGTAGGCGGCGACCTTCAGATACTTGCTTTCGGGAACGGCGACGGGGGCGTCGGGCGTGACTCCGATAGGAATGTTCGGCCTGCCGTAAAAGGTGTTCACCGCGGCGACAAATTGCCCCGCGTCGGGTGTCGGATAGGTGAGCGTGACGGCGAGCAGTTCGCTCTCGCCGCGGTTTTGCAACGAATGGAGCATGGCGAGCGCGAGCGCGTCATCGACATCGTTGCCCATGTCGGTGTCGAAGATGATTTTCACGGGCTTGCCCGGCTCGACGGAGTAATCCAAGGCGGACGCGAGGTTCGCCAGTAACAATGAGGACGCAATCGCTGCGATGATGAGGTTTTTCATAGGGAATAATCGTGTGGATTTTTGGGAGAGAAGACAAAAACGGCACCAATTGAAGGGCTTCCGAAATACGGGATTGGATTGGCAATGAGAAGAAATATGTCATTCGTGTCAACACAATCGTTTGCGCAGATTGTTTTGAATCATAATTAGCTGTGAATTAATTATTTATAATAAAATCAAAGGAATTTTTCATTTATCCGATATCAGAAGTGCGCATGGATTAACCTGTGATGTGAAACCGAAAACCTGATTTGTTAACCCGTATCTATATAATATTCAGCGAATTATTTTTTCATTGACGGTCATTCTGAAATGAACTCTAACGATTGCGCAAAACCAGCAAGCCCCCACCCTCGCATTTGTCTTTGTTATCAACTTAATCCGTTTTCGTGGAATGAATTCCAGACCTCGCAACTCCCTGAAGCTCATCTCGGAAAAGTTTGGCGTTTCGCCAACCACGGTTTCGCGTGTGCTCAGCGGACAGGCCCAGAAATACCGGATCAGTCCCGAAACCGAAAAAGCGATCAAGGACTTCGCCGCGAAGGAAAACTTCACTCCAAATCCGATCGCGAAAGGCCTGCGTCTCAAAAAAACGCACACCATCGGCCTGATAATTCCCGACATCGCCAATCCCTTTTTCGCCGGCATCGCCAGCCAAGTCGTCAACGTGGCGCGCACGCACGGTTACTCAATCGTGCTTTGCGACAGCGAGGAAAACCCCGCGCTTGAAAAGCAGTCCATCGAGTTGCTCTGGGCGCGGCAGGTTGACGGCATGATTCTTTGCCCGGTCGGCCAGACGCCGGATTACCTCGAACGCTACGCGCGCGAGCAACGCCCGCTGGTGCTGGTCGATCGCGTCTTCCCCGGCCTCGGCCTGCCCTATGTGAGCGCGGACAATTTCACCGGCGCGAAAAACGCCACCGCGCACCTGCTCGACAACGGCCACCGCCGCATCGCCTGCCTGCAGGGCATGGTCGGCACCGCGCCCAGCGAGGCGCGCGTCGGCGGCTACACCGCCGCGCTCAAGGAGCGGGGCGTTCCCTTTGATCCGCGCCTTGTCGTCGGCGATTCCTTTGGCGAGCAAAGCGGCTACCTCGACACCAAGCTCCTCATCCGCGCGACCCCCGACATCACGGCGATCTTCGCCATGAGCAATCTTCTCGCGCTCGGCGCCCTGCGCGCCTTGCGCGAGGAAAACCGCAGCGTGCCCGGGGACATTTCGGTGATCGCCTTCGACGACCAGCCCTATCTCGCGCACCTTTCCCCGCCGCTCACGACCGTCGCGCAGCCGCACCTCGAAATGGGCGCCGCTGCCGTCAAGCTCCTCCTCGACGAAATGCGCGCCCCGTCGAGCGCGACGAAAAGCGGCCTGTATCTGCCCACCTCGCTCGTCATCAGGCAGTCAGTGCGAAAACTGGATTAATATAAATTAGTATAAAATAATATAAACGCCCGCGCCGCGCGTCCTGTCGTTCGTCCCGTCTCAATTTTCCGCCGTTATTGTCCAATATCAAACCTGCAAAACAAAAATATAAACCCAAAATATAAAACATCATGCTAACAATACAATCATACCCCGTCGCGGTGATCCTGTGCTTCGTGACCATGCTCTGCTGGGGATCGTGGGGCAACACCCAGAAACTCGCCAGCCGTGAATGGAAATACCAGCTATTCTACTGGGACTACGGCCTCGGCGTGCTGCTCTCCGCGCTCGTCATGGCATTCACCATCGGGAGCATCGGCTCCGAGGGGCGCGGCTTCCTCGCCGACATCTCGCAGGCCGGCACCAACCACATGGCGCTCGCGTTTCTCGGCGGCGTTTTGTTCAACCTTTCAAACATCCTGCTCGTCATCGCAATCGACATCGCCGGCCTCGCCGTCGCGTTTCCGATTGGCGTCGGGCTCGCGCTGGTCGTCGGCACGCTGCAGACCGCCTTCTTCCGCCCCGGCGAGGTTGGCAACGCCACGCAACTCTACATCGGCGTCGCGCTTGTCGCCGTCGCCATTGTTCTCAACGCCCTCGCCTACAAAAAACTCATGGCCGCCAAGAGCGGCGGCGGCAAGTCCGGCGGCTCCGCGTTTGGCATTGTGATCTCCGTCGTCGCCGGCCTTCTCATGGGCGGCGGTTTCTTCGGCCTCGTTTCCAAGGGCATGATTCAAAACTTCGCCGCACCCGAGCCCGGCCTGATGACGCCCTACACCGCGCTCGTTGTGTTCGCGCTTGGGCTCTTCCTCTCCAACTTCGTCTGGAACACCATCGCCTCCAAAAAACCCGTGCGCGGCGAACCCGTGCCCGTGAGCGACTACTTCACCAAGGGCAATCTCCGCCTGCACGCCGTCGGCGTCCTCGGTGGCACGGTTTGGAACATCGGCATGGCGTTCAGTCTCATCGCAGCCTCCGCCGCCGGCGCCGCCCTGTCCTACGCGCTCGGCCAGTGCGCCACGATGGTCGCCGCCGTCTGGGGTGTGTTCATCTGGAAGGAATTCAAGGGCGCGCCCAAGGGCACCTCCCCGCTCCTCGCCGCCATGTTCATCACCTTCTTCATCGGCATCGCATTCCTCGTCATTTCAAAACTCTAAAGCCGTTTTTTGACCGCACGGATATGCACGGATCAATGCCGCGGGACGCCGCTTGCGCCGCCCGGTTTGTCATCCGTGCCAACCCGAGCAATCCGTGGTCAAAATAAAACTTCAACGCCATTTTCCCAATATGAAAAAACCTCGCATCCTCGTTGTCGGCAGCTCCAACACCGACATGATAATAAAAGTCGGACGCATTCCGCGTCCCGGTGAAACGCTCATCGGCGGCCGGTTCGTGACCGCCGCCGGAGGCAAGGGCGCCAACCAAGCCGTTGCCGCCGCGCGCGCCGGAGCCGACGTCACCTTCGTCGCCCGCGTGGGCCGCGACATGTTTGGCGACCGGACTCTCGCGGGACTCAAGGCCGACAAAATCAACACGCGCCACATCCAGCGCGACCCGAAAGCGCCCTCGGGTGTCGCGCTCATCTTCGTG
This genomic interval carries:
- a CDS encoding GRP family sugar transporter, translated to MLTIQSYPVAVILCFVTMLCWGSWGNTQKLASREWKYQLFYWDYGLGVLLSALVMAFTIGSIGSEGRGFLADISQAGTNHMALAFLGGVLFNLSNILLVIAIDIAGLAVAFPIGVGLALVVGTLQTAFFRPGEVGNATQLYIGVALVAVAIVLNALAYKKLMAAKSGGGKSGGSAFGIVISVVAGLLMGGGFFGLVSKGMIQNFAAPEPGLMTPYTALVVFALGLFLSNFVWNTIASKKPVRGEPVPVSDYFTKGNLRLHAVGVLGGTVWNIGMAFSLIAASAAGAALSYALGQCATMVAAVWGVFIWKEFKGAPKGTSPLLAAMFITFFIGIAFLVISKL
- a CDS encoding nucleoside hydrolase, with product MKNLIIAAIASSLLLANLASALDYSVEPGKPVKIIFDTDMGNDVDDALALAMLHSLQNRGESELLAVTLTYPTPDAGQFVAAVNTFYGRPNIPIGVTPDAPVAVPESKYLKVAAYKDSKGKLLYPAKFNAAKAPKSVDLIRRVLASAGDREIVMVQVGFSTNLARLLESGPDAISPLSGKELVRKKVKILSIMAGQFPQDTRNKKKPEFNVRWDVPAARKLVAGWPTPIVWSGFEIGKAVLYPAWSIDNDYRYVKNHPVQQAYQAYNPTPHERPCWDLTSVAYAVWPGKDRGYFSLSPAGNVEFGPDGHTKFVADKNGNNYYLIVDAVQAARLREVLAALASEPPQKK
- a CDS encoding LacI family DNA-binding transcriptional regulator, which gives rise to MNSRPRNSLKLISEKFGVSPTTVSRVLSGQAQKYRISPETEKAIKDFAAKENFTPNPIAKGLRLKKTHTIGLIIPDIANPFFAGIASQVVNVARTHGYSIVLCDSEENPALEKQSIELLWARQVDGMILCPVGQTPDYLERYAREQRPLVLVDRVFPGLGLPYVSADNFTGAKNATAHLLDNGHRRIACLQGMVGTAPSEARVGGYTAALKERGVPFDPRLVVGDSFGEQSGYLDTKLLIRATPDITAIFAMSNLLALGALRALREENRSVPGDISVIAFDDQPYLAHLSPPLTTVAQPHLEMGAAAVKLLLDEMRAPSSATKSGLYLPTSLVIRQSVRKLD
- a CDS encoding energy transducer TonB, with product MKTVNKLAAVLSLALVGAVSSSSVLRAEATDPGAYIASYRSHKPEFPAPVRVVAPSSALLAGDENDGSVDVTFVVNAKGRPTAITVAYASDEALVGPVVEAVERWKFTPAIREGVPVATKVMLPVRFTIAADN
- a CDS encoding DUF47 domain-containing protein, with product MISLKKLFGKDQKFYDLLEASAEESLTSTKLLSNFLQRLDAFRNSSTDLDEFIHNRRKDKKINNRITEELCRTFVTPIEREDIEALSTALYKIPKTVEKLVSRISVYPGKLPRESLIQQAAYLSKAAECVVGMVKQLRGGANMERIGEDNTRLQFIEGEGDRHLLELIKELYQGPYDAKETVILGEFFEMLEKAIDRCRDAGNVIFQIVLKYS
- a CDS encoding inorganic phosphate transporter, with protein sequence MTLFLIVIIAVLAFEFINGFHDTANSIATVVSTKVLTPRQAVMMAATVDLAGALIMGTSVAMTIGAGLVDVSVITMPAVLCALLGAIFWNLFTWWLGLPSSSSHALIGGLCGAAVASAHCDWSVLHWSDVDAAGNIIGIWPKVIMPMLIAPCIGFGVAVIVMSILYIVLKRVRPRFINMIFGKLQIVSAAWMGFSHGSNDAQKGMGIVTLALCTATTSGLFDDLPSWLSFLRTPEMKVHTWVILLCGITMAAGTAMGGWRIIKTMGHKMVKLQPINGFAAETSAACVIVAATHFGVPLSTTHVISTSIMGVGAVKRFSAVKWGIVGRIVWAWVLTLPITCLVGFGLMRLAHALFTF